Proteins found in one Sorghum bicolor cultivar BTx623 chromosome 1, Sorghum_bicolor_NCBIv3, whole genome shotgun sequence genomic segment:
- the LOC8081911 gene encoding uncharacterized protein LOC8081911 isoform X2, whose protein sequence is MRTAGEQAAEATDGRAKQAASHGRVGKMADNLTGDCSTSSKKRKKACKSRGEPRKLHVDNIFEEEFGSLKNSCQGAWSELSKVVVSNLSQSVVSLASFDGDMMHSACTGIVIKNDLCGTSFLTSASLVRSFDDGSKIMPLLSIQAHLPKKQVAHGWLYKYDLQYNIAVIETRFFPGLRAINLEHQLQFESHSKVVAVGRCFKSGKLMATSGVLTDDPSGVYRKELMVSTCEITMIGVGGPLIDLDGNYVGMNFYAKKRTPFLPRSTIAELLGNFKIYRGELKKVDSTTGRSTKKIQETPATSKSYLEGGCSDSFELGNSSREDENEQESSSSSYSEENPIENDPFFPELASPFLPVADGDEFGKFLIKKLTSQGYPLPAVLDGGMRLVNTFENEFPDDIWSKLTKKVAANMSRIVVSLASFNGEERIFACTGIFVGNQSDTRILTSASLVRISDDENKINDNLKIVVHLPNKQQTVGTLQHYHLHYNVAIVSIKGFRCLRTEEFHDPGQIKRKEVLSVGRIFKSGKLMATGGILIDKPSKLDCKELMVSTCRISKAGIGGPLIDCDGNFIGMNFYGRKETPYLPRDTIMKLLNYFDGKGDVSPEIMDNQNRNRWPVPKLRWHYPTFSRHRKIEPRGQYIKY, encoded by the exons ATGCGCACAGCGGGGGAGCAGGCAGCGGAGGCAACGGACGGCCGGGCGAAGCAGGCGGCGTCGCATGGAAG GGTTGGAAAGATGGCAGATAACCTAACAGGTGATTGCTCAACAAGctcaaagaaaaggaaaaaagctTGCAAAAGTAGAGGAGAGCCAA GAAAATTGCATGTGGATAACATTTTTGAAGAGGAGTTTGGCAGCTTGAAGAACTCTTGTCAAGGAGCATGGAGTGAACTGAGTAAAGTAGTAGTGTCAAACTTATCTCAAAGTGTTGTCTCGCTGGCTTCATTCGATG GGGATATGATGCATTCTGCATGCACAGGCATAGTTATCAAAAATGATTTATGTGGCACAAGTTTCCTGACTTCGGCTAGCCTGGTTAGATCTTTTGATGATGGAAGCAAGATCATGCCATTATTGTCT ATTCAAGCGCACCTTCCAAAAAAACAAGTTGCCCATGGGTGGTTATACAAGTATGACTTGCAATACAATATTGCTGTTATTGAAACCAGGTTCTTCCCTGGTCTTCGAGCAATAAATCTTGAGCATCAGCTGCAATTTGAGTCTCACAGTAAGGTAGTTGCTGTGGGGCGCTGCTTCAAGTCAGGCAAATTAATGGCCACAAGTGGGGTTCTGACTGACGATCCAAGCGGAGTTTATCGGAAAGAACTCATGGTCTCCACATGTGAAATCACCATG atTGGGGTTGGAGGGCCTCTTATTGATTTGGATGGGAATTATGTTGGCATGAACTTTTATGCGAAGAAAAGGACGCCATTCCTGCCAAGGAGTACTATTGCCGAATTATTGGGTAATTTCAAGATATACCG GGGTGAGCTTAAGAAAGTTGATAGCACAACTGGAAGGAGCACAAAAAAGATACAAGAAACTCCTGCAACCTCCAAGTCCTATTTGGAAGGTGGATGTTCAGACTCTTTTGAGCTAG GTAACTCCAGCAGGGAAGATGAGAATGAGCAGGAGTCGTCTTCTTCTAGTTATTCAGAAG AAAACCCAATTGAGAATGATCCATTTTTTCCCGAGCTGGCCTCCCCTTTCTTGCCAGTTGCTGATGGAGATG AATTTGGGAAATTTTTAATCAAGAAACTAACGTCTCAAGGTTATCCTTTGCCAGCTGTCCTTGATG GAGGCATGCGTTTGGTTAATACTTTTGAAAATGAATTTCCTGATGATATCTGGAGTAAACTCACCAAAAAAGTTGCTGCAAACATGTCTCGTATTGTTGTCTCTCTTGCTTCATTCAATG GAGAAGAACGGATTTTTGCTTGCACAGGAATATTTGTAGGCAATCAATCTGACACAAGGATCCTGACTTCAGCAAGTTTGGTTAgaatttctgatgatgaaaacaagattaatgataacttgaag ATTGTTGTACACCTTCCAAACAAACAACAAACTGTAGGGACATTGCAACATTATCATCTGCATTACAATGTTGCTATTGTCAGCATCAAAGGTTTCCGTTGTCTTCGTACAGAAGAATTTCATGATCCAGGGCAAATTAAGCGTAAGGAGGTATTATCTGTAGGACGTATCTTCAAGTCAGGCAAATTAATGGCCACAGGTGGGATATTGATTGACAAACCCAGCAAACTTGACTGCAAAGAACTTATGGTCTCAACGTGTAGAATCAGTAAG GCGGGGATTGGAGGACCCCTGATTGATTGTGATGGGAATTTCATTGGTATGAACTTCTACGGTAGGAAAGAGACTCCGTATTTACCAAGGGATACAATTATGAAATTATTGAACTATTTTGATGGAAAAGG GGACGTCTCTCCTGAGATTATGGACAACCAAAA
- the LOC8081911 gene encoding uncharacterized protein LOC8081911 isoform X1 — protein MRTAGEQAAEATDGRAKQAASHGRVGKMADNLTGDCSTSSKKRKKACKSRGEPRKLHVDNIFEEEFGSLKNSCQGAWSELSKVVVSNLSQSVVSLASFDGDMMHSACTGIVIKNDLCGTSFLTSASLVRSFDDGSKIMPLLSIQAHLPKKQVAHGWLYKYDLQYNIAVIETRFFPGLRAINLEHQLQFESHSKVVAVGRCFKSGKLMATSGVLTDDPSGVYRKELMVSTCEITMIGVGGPLIDLDGNYVGMNFYAKKRTPFLPRSTIAELLGNFKIYRGELKKVDSTTGRSTKKIQETPATSKSYLEGGCSDSFELGNSSREDENEQESSSSSYSEENPIENDPFFPELASPFLPVADGDEFGKFLIKKLTSQGYPLPAVLDGGMRLVNTFENEFPDDIWSKLTKKVAANMSRIVVSLASFNGEERIFACTGIFVGNQSDTRILTSASLVRISDDENKINDNLKIVVHLPNKQQTVGTLQHYHLHYNVAIVSIKGFRCLRTEEFHDPGQIKRKEVLSVGRIFKSGKLMATGGILIDKPSKLDCKELMVSTCRISKAGIGGPLIDCDGNFIGMNFYGRKETPYLPRDTIMKLLNYFDGKGDVSPEIMDNQNRNSDLFNNRWPVPKLRWHYPTFSRHRKIEPRGQYIKY, from the exons ATGCGCACAGCGGGGGAGCAGGCAGCGGAGGCAACGGACGGCCGGGCGAAGCAGGCGGCGTCGCATGGAAG GGTTGGAAAGATGGCAGATAACCTAACAGGTGATTGCTCAACAAGctcaaagaaaaggaaaaaagctTGCAAAAGTAGAGGAGAGCCAA GAAAATTGCATGTGGATAACATTTTTGAAGAGGAGTTTGGCAGCTTGAAGAACTCTTGTCAAGGAGCATGGAGTGAACTGAGTAAAGTAGTAGTGTCAAACTTATCTCAAAGTGTTGTCTCGCTGGCTTCATTCGATG GGGATATGATGCATTCTGCATGCACAGGCATAGTTATCAAAAATGATTTATGTGGCACAAGTTTCCTGACTTCGGCTAGCCTGGTTAGATCTTTTGATGATGGAAGCAAGATCATGCCATTATTGTCT ATTCAAGCGCACCTTCCAAAAAAACAAGTTGCCCATGGGTGGTTATACAAGTATGACTTGCAATACAATATTGCTGTTATTGAAACCAGGTTCTTCCCTGGTCTTCGAGCAATAAATCTTGAGCATCAGCTGCAATTTGAGTCTCACAGTAAGGTAGTTGCTGTGGGGCGCTGCTTCAAGTCAGGCAAATTAATGGCCACAAGTGGGGTTCTGACTGACGATCCAAGCGGAGTTTATCGGAAAGAACTCATGGTCTCCACATGTGAAATCACCATG atTGGGGTTGGAGGGCCTCTTATTGATTTGGATGGGAATTATGTTGGCATGAACTTTTATGCGAAGAAAAGGACGCCATTCCTGCCAAGGAGTACTATTGCCGAATTATTGGGTAATTTCAAGATATACCG GGGTGAGCTTAAGAAAGTTGATAGCACAACTGGAAGGAGCACAAAAAAGATACAAGAAACTCCTGCAACCTCCAAGTCCTATTTGGAAGGTGGATGTTCAGACTCTTTTGAGCTAG GTAACTCCAGCAGGGAAGATGAGAATGAGCAGGAGTCGTCTTCTTCTAGTTATTCAGAAG AAAACCCAATTGAGAATGATCCATTTTTTCCCGAGCTGGCCTCCCCTTTCTTGCCAGTTGCTGATGGAGATG AATTTGGGAAATTTTTAATCAAGAAACTAACGTCTCAAGGTTATCCTTTGCCAGCTGTCCTTGATG GAGGCATGCGTTTGGTTAATACTTTTGAAAATGAATTTCCTGATGATATCTGGAGTAAACTCACCAAAAAAGTTGCTGCAAACATGTCTCGTATTGTTGTCTCTCTTGCTTCATTCAATG GAGAAGAACGGATTTTTGCTTGCACAGGAATATTTGTAGGCAATCAATCTGACACAAGGATCCTGACTTCAGCAAGTTTGGTTAgaatttctgatgatgaaaacaagattaatgataacttgaag ATTGTTGTACACCTTCCAAACAAACAACAAACTGTAGGGACATTGCAACATTATCATCTGCATTACAATGTTGCTATTGTCAGCATCAAAGGTTTCCGTTGTCTTCGTACAGAAGAATTTCATGATCCAGGGCAAATTAAGCGTAAGGAGGTATTATCTGTAGGACGTATCTTCAAGTCAGGCAAATTAATGGCCACAGGTGGGATATTGATTGACAAACCCAGCAAACTTGACTGCAAAGAACTTATGGTCTCAACGTGTAGAATCAGTAAG GCGGGGATTGGAGGACCCCTGATTGATTGTGATGGGAATTTCATTGGTATGAACTTCTACGGTAGGAAAGAGACTCCGTATTTACCAAGGGATACAATTATGAAATTATTGAACTATTTTGATGGAAAAGG GGACGTCTCTCCTGAGATTATGGACAACCAAAA
- the LOC8081911 gene encoding uncharacterized protein LOC8081911 isoform X3, with protein sequence MADNLTGDCSTSSKKRKKACKSRGEPRKLHVDNIFEEEFGSLKNSCQGAWSELSKVVVSNLSQSVVSLASFDGDMMHSACTGIVIKNDLCGTSFLTSASLVRSFDDGSKIMPLLSIQAHLPKKQVAHGWLYKYDLQYNIAVIETRFFPGLRAINLEHQLQFESHSKVVAVGRCFKSGKLMATSGVLTDDPSGVYRKELMVSTCEITMIGVGGPLIDLDGNYVGMNFYAKKRTPFLPRSTIAELLGNFKIYRGELKKVDSTTGRSTKKIQETPATSKSYLEGGCSDSFELGNSSREDENEQESSSSSYSEENPIENDPFFPELASPFLPVADGDEFGKFLIKKLTSQGYPLPAVLDGGMRLVNTFENEFPDDIWSKLTKKVAANMSRIVVSLASFNGEERIFACTGIFVGNQSDTRILTSASLVRISDDENKINDNLKIVVHLPNKQQTVGTLQHYHLHYNVAIVSIKGFRCLRTEEFHDPGQIKRKEVLSVGRIFKSGKLMATGGILIDKPSKLDCKELMVSTCRISKAGIGGPLIDCDGNFIGMNFYGRKETPYLPRDTIMKLLNYFDGKGDVSPEIMDNQNRNSDLFNNRWPVPKLRWHYPTFSRHRKIEPRGQYIKY encoded by the exons ATGGCAGATAACCTAACAGGTGATTGCTCAACAAGctcaaagaaaaggaaaaaagctTGCAAAAGTAGAGGAGAGCCAA GAAAATTGCATGTGGATAACATTTTTGAAGAGGAGTTTGGCAGCTTGAAGAACTCTTGTCAAGGAGCATGGAGTGAACTGAGTAAAGTAGTAGTGTCAAACTTATCTCAAAGTGTTGTCTCGCTGGCTTCATTCGATG GGGATATGATGCATTCTGCATGCACAGGCATAGTTATCAAAAATGATTTATGTGGCACAAGTTTCCTGACTTCGGCTAGCCTGGTTAGATCTTTTGATGATGGAAGCAAGATCATGCCATTATTGTCT ATTCAAGCGCACCTTCCAAAAAAACAAGTTGCCCATGGGTGGTTATACAAGTATGACTTGCAATACAATATTGCTGTTATTGAAACCAGGTTCTTCCCTGGTCTTCGAGCAATAAATCTTGAGCATCAGCTGCAATTTGAGTCTCACAGTAAGGTAGTTGCTGTGGGGCGCTGCTTCAAGTCAGGCAAATTAATGGCCACAAGTGGGGTTCTGACTGACGATCCAAGCGGAGTTTATCGGAAAGAACTCATGGTCTCCACATGTGAAATCACCATG atTGGGGTTGGAGGGCCTCTTATTGATTTGGATGGGAATTATGTTGGCATGAACTTTTATGCGAAGAAAAGGACGCCATTCCTGCCAAGGAGTACTATTGCCGAATTATTGGGTAATTTCAAGATATACCG GGGTGAGCTTAAGAAAGTTGATAGCACAACTGGAAGGAGCACAAAAAAGATACAAGAAACTCCTGCAACCTCCAAGTCCTATTTGGAAGGTGGATGTTCAGACTCTTTTGAGCTAG GTAACTCCAGCAGGGAAGATGAGAATGAGCAGGAGTCGTCTTCTTCTAGTTATTCAGAAG AAAACCCAATTGAGAATGATCCATTTTTTCCCGAGCTGGCCTCCCCTTTCTTGCCAGTTGCTGATGGAGATG AATTTGGGAAATTTTTAATCAAGAAACTAACGTCTCAAGGTTATCCTTTGCCAGCTGTCCTTGATG GAGGCATGCGTTTGGTTAATACTTTTGAAAATGAATTTCCTGATGATATCTGGAGTAAACTCACCAAAAAAGTTGCTGCAAACATGTCTCGTATTGTTGTCTCTCTTGCTTCATTCAATG GAGAAGAACGGATTTTTGCTTGCACAGGAATATTTGTAGGCAATCAATCTGACACAAGGATCCTGACTTCAGCAAGTTTGGTTAgaatttctgatgatgaaaacaagattaatgataacttgaag ATTGTTGTACACCTTCCAAACAAACAACAAACTGTAGGGACATTGCAACATTATCATCTGCATTACAATGTTGCTATTGTCAGCATCAAAGGTTTCCGTTGTCTTCGTACAGAAGAATTTCATGATCCAGGGCAAATTAAGCGTAAGGAGGTATTATCTGTAGGACGTATCTTCAAGTCAGGCAAATTAATGGCCACAGGTGGGATATTGATTGACAAACCCAGCAAACTTGACTGCAAAGAACTTATGGTCTCAACGTGTAGAATCAGTAAG GCGGGGATTGGAGGACCCCTGATTGATTGTGATGGGAATTTCATTGGTATGAACTTCTACGGTAGGAAAGAGACTCCGTATTTACCAAGGGATACAATTATGAAATTATTGAACTATTTTGATGGAAAAGG GGACGTCTCTCCTGAGATTATGGACAACCAAAA
- the LOC8081911 gene encoding uncharacterized protein LOC8081911 isoform X4: MADNLTGDCSTSSKKRKKACKSRGEPRKLHVDNIFEEEFGSLKNSCQGAWSELSKVVVSNLSQSVVSLASFDGDMMHSACTGIVIKNDLCGTSFLTSASLVRSFDDGSKIMPLLSIQAHLPKKQVAHGWLYKYDLQYNIAVIETRFFPGLRAINLEHQLQFESHSKVVAVGRCFKSGKLMATSGVLTDDPSGVYRKELMVSTCEITMIGVGGPLIDLDGNYVGMNFYAKKRTPFLPRSTIAELLGNFKIYRGELKKVDSTTGRSTKKIQETPATSKSYLEGGCSDSFELGNSSREDENEQESSSSSYSEENPIENDPFFPELASPFLPVADGDEFGKFLIKKLTSQGYPLPAVLDGGMRLVNTFENEFPDDIWSKLTKKVAANMSRIVVSLASFNGEERIFACTGIFVGNQSDTRILTSASLVRISDDENKINDNLKIVVHLPNKQQTVGTLQHYHLHYNVAIVSIKGFRCLRTEEFHDPGQIKRKEVLSVGRIFKSGKLMATGGILIDKPSKLDCKELMVSTCRISKAGIGGPLIDCDGNFIGMNFYGRKETPYLPRDTIMKLLNYFDGKGDVSPEIMDNQNRNRWPVPKLRWHYPTFSRHRKIEPRGQYIKY, from the exons ATGGCAGATAACCTAACAGGTGATTGCTCAACAAGctcaaagaaaaggaaaaaagctTGCAAAAGTAGAGGAGAGCCAA GAAAATTGCATGTGGATAACATTTTTGAAGAGGAGTTTGGCAGCTTGAAGAACTCTTGTCAAGGAGCATGGAGTGAACTGAGTAAAGTAGTAGTGTCAAACTTATCTCAAAGTGTTGTCTCGCTGGCTTCATTCGATG GGGATATGATGCATTCTGCATGCACAGGCATAGTTATCAAAAATGATTTATGTGGCACAAGTTTCCTGACTTCGGCTAGCCTGGTTAGATCTTTTGATGATGGAAGCAAGATCATGCCATTATTGTCT ATTCAAGCGCACCTTCCAAAAAAACAAGTTGCCCATGGGTGGTTATACAAGTATGACTTGCAATACAATATTGCTGTTATTGAAACCAGGTTCTTCCCTGGTCTTCGAGCAATAAATCTTGAGCATCAGCTGCAATTTGAGTCTCACAGTAAGGTAGTTGCTGTGGGGCGCTGCTTCAAGTCAGGCAAATTAATGGCCACAAGTGGGGTTCTGACTGACGATCCAAGCGGAGTTTATCGGAAAGAACTCATGGTCTCCACATGTGAAATCACCATG atTGGGGTTGGAGGGCCTCTTATTGATTTGGATGGGAATTATGTTGGCATGAACTTTTATGCGAAGAAAAGGACGCCATTCCTGCCAAGGAGTACTATTGCCGAATTATTGGGTAATTTCAAGATATACCG GGGTGAGCTTAAGAAAGTTGATAGCACAACTGGAAGGAGCACAAAAAAGATACAAGAAACTCCTGCAACCTCCAAGTCCTATTTGGAAGGTGGATGTTCAGACTCTTTTGAGCTAG GTAACTCCAGCAGGGAAGATGAGAATGAGCAGGAGTCGTCTTCTTCTAGTTATTCAGAAG AAAACCCAATTGAGAATGATCCATTTTTTCCCGAGCTGGCCTCCCCTTTCTTGCCAGTTGCTGATGGAGATG AATTTGGGAAATTTTTAATCAAGAAACTAACGTCTCAAGGTTATCCTTTGCCAGCTGTCCTTGATG GAGGCATGCGTTTGGTTAATACTTTTGAAAATGAATTTCCTGATGATATCTGGAGTAAACTCACCAAAAAAGTTGCTGCAAACATGTCTCGTATTGTTGTCTCTCTTGCTTCATTCAATG GAGAAGAACGGATTTTTGCTTGCACAGGAATATTTGTAGGCAATCAATCTGACACAAGGATCCTGACTTCAGCAAGTTTGGTTAgaatttctgatgatgaaaacaagattaatgataacttgaag ATTGTTGTACACCTTCCAAACAAACAACAAACTGTAGGGACATTGCAACATTATCATCTGCATTACAATGTTGCTATTGTCAGCATCAAAGGTTTCCGTTGTCTTCGTACAGAAGAATTTCATGATCCAGGGCAAATTAAGCGTAAGGAGGTATTATCTGTAGGACGTATCTTCAAGTCAGGCAAATTAATGGCCACAGGTGGGATATTGATTGACAAACCCAGCAAACTTGACTGCAAAGAACTTATGGTCTCAACGTGTAGAATCAGTAAG GCGGGGATTGGAGGACCCCTGATTGATTGTGATGGGAATTTCATTGGTATGAACTTCTACGGTAGGAAAGAGACTCCGTATTTACCAAGGGATACAATTATGAAATTATTGAACTATTTTGATGGAAAAGG GGACGTCTCTCCTGAGATTATGGACAACCAAAA